The Urbifossiella limnaea genome has a window encoding:
- a CDS encoding adenylosuccinate synthase translates to MPGTCVVGLQWGDEAKGKIVDLLGDGFDYVVRYNGGANAGHTVVVHGKTFKLSLLPTGVIRPNVTSVIGNGVVVYPPKFIEEVGTLKAGGIDLGDALKLSDHAHVIFPYHMEEERLAESGGEGKIGTTGRGIGPCYQDKVGRRFGIRVGELLRPDHLREKLRFVVPFKNRLMKVYANGHADQLAPMSADAIADQYLGYADALRPHVTDTARLLHEAFAAGKHVLFEAAQGSLLDVDHGTYPYVTSSSSLPSGIWGGTGVPAKNIQRTIGVVKAYTTRVGKGPFPTELDDATGERIRKIGREYGTVTGRPRRVGWFDALSVRYTAALAGADEITVMLLDVLSGLPELKLCTAYDIDGERTTHFPSDAYQLERCTPVYETTPGWTDDLTAARKLTDLPAAARRYIDRVGELVGLPVSVVSVGPDRAQTILTK, encoded by the coding sequence ATGCCGGGTACGTGCGTCGTCGGGTTACAGTGGGGCGACGAGGCCAAGGGGAAGATCGTCGACCTCCTCGGCGACGGCTTCGACTACGTGGTCCGCTACAACGGCGGGGCCAACGCCGGGCACACGGTCGTTGTCCACGGCAAGACGTTCAAGCTGTCGCTGCTGCCCACCGGCGTCATACGGCCGAATGTCACGTCGGTCATCGGCAACGGCGTCGTCGTCTACCCGCCCAAGTTCATCGAGGAAGTCGGCACGCTTAAGGCCGGTGGCATCGACCTCGGCGACGCGCTGAAGCTGAGCGACCACGCCCACGTCATCTTCCCGTACCACATGGAAGAAGAACGGCTGGCCGAGAGCGGCGGCGAGGGGAAGATCGGCACCACCGGCCGCGGCATCGGGCCGTGCTATCAGGACAAGGTGGGCCGCCGCTTCGGCATCCGCGTCGGTGAGTTGCTGCGGCCCGACCACCTCCGCGAGAAACTGCGGTTCGTCGTCCCGTTCAAGAACCGGCTGATGAAGGTGTACGCCAACGGCCACGCCGACCAGCTCGCGCCGATGAGCGCGGACGCCATCGCCGACCAGTACCTCGGCTACGCCGACGCCCTCCGCCCGCACGTCACCGACACGGCCCGGCTGCTGCACGAGGCGTTCGCGGCCGGGAAGCACGTCCTGTTCGAGGCCGCACAAGGCAGCCTGCTCGACGTGGACCACGGCACCTACCCCTACGTCACGAGTTCGAGCAGCCTGCCAAGCGGCATCTGGGGCGGGACCGGCGTGCCGGCGAAAAACATCCAGCGGACCATCGGCGTGGTGAAGGCGTACACCACGCGCGTCGGCAAGGGCCCGTTCCCGACCGAGCTCGATGACGCCACCGGCGAGCGGATCCGCAAGATCGGCCGCGAGTACGGCACCGTCACCGGCCGCCCGCGGCGCGTCGGCTGGTTCGACGCCCTGTCCGTCCGCTACACCGCCGCCCTGGCCGGGGCCGACGAGATTACCGTGATGCTGCTCGACGTGCTGAGCGGCCTCCCCGAGCTGAAGCTCTGCACCGCGTACGACATCGACGGCGAGCGGACGACGCACTTTCCAAGCGACGCCTATCAGCTTGAGCGCTGCACGCCGGTGTACGAGACGACCCCCGGCTGGACCGACGACCTGACCGCGGCGCGGAAGCTCACTGACTTGCCGGCGGCGGCGCGGCGGTACATCGACCGCGTCGGCGAACTGGTGGGGCTGCCGGTGTCGGTCGTGTCGGTCGGTCCCGACCGGGCGCAGACGATCCTCACCAAATGA
- the uppS gene encoding polyprenyl diphosphate synthase, which translates to MIHDPAAYARSVGLDPAKLPRHVAVIMDGNGRWARTQGKERVEGHARGAKSVDDVTEECCRLGVGQLTLYCFSSENWKRPQPELEFLMALLKQYLLQERAKILRQNIRFAVIGRRDGLSADVLAEIDENVRLTRENTGLTLCLAINYGSRGEIVDAVKAIAGRVRRGELDPAAIDEDAISASLYTAGMPDPDLLIRTAGEMRVSNYLLWQISYAELWVTPRFWPEFGVELLHDALRDFARRERRFGGLTTAGSN; encoded by the coding sequence ATGATCCACGACCCAGCCGCTTACGCTCGGTCCGTCGGGCTCGACCCGGCGAAGCTGCCGCGGCACGTCGCCGTCATCATGGACGGCAACGGCCGCTGGGCCCGGACGCAAGGCAAGGAGCGTGTCGAGGGCCACGCCCGCGGCGCGAAGTCGGTGGACGACGTCACCGAGGAGTGCTGCCGCCTCGGCGTCGGGCAACTCACGCTGTACTGCTTCAGCTCCGAAAACTGGAAGCGGCCGCAGCCCGAACTCGAATTTCTGATGGCGCTCCTCAAGCAGTACCTCCTCCAGGAGCGGGCGAAGATTCTGCGGCAGAACATCCGCTTCGCCGTCATCGGCCGCCGCGACGGGCTCTCCGCCGACGTGCTCGCCGAGATCGACGAGAACGTCCGCCTCACCCGCGAGAATACCGGCCTGACGCTGTGCCTGGCGATCAACTACGGCTCGCGCGGCGAGATCGTGGACGCCGTGAAGGCCATCGCGGGGCGCGTGCGGCGCGGCGAACTGGACCCGGCGGCGATCGACGAGGACGCGATTTCCGCGAGCCTGTACACGGCCGGGATGCCCGACCCGGACCTGCTCATCCGCACGGCCGGCGAGATGCGCGTGAGCAACTACCTGCTGTGGCAGATCTCCTACGCCGAGCTGTGGGTGACGCCGCGGTTCTGGCCCGAGTTCGGCGTGGAACTCCTGCACGACGCCCTCCGCGACTTCGCCCGCCGGGAGCGGCGGTTCGGCGGCCTCACGACCGCGGGATCGAACTGA
- a CDS encoding phosphatidate cytidylyltransferase, whose protein sequence is MRTRIIIGNLLAAFTIALLIGDRYLDPWFPILFVALGFIGVVATRELLTLFPAVIRPDWRLAVGGVLLVMVANWVPRLTGAVSWSEAVLGAFVVVLLVAILVEMARFREPGGIVPRLGLVVFAAAYLGLLGSVFAQLRWVTPDAYRSSWLLALAIFIPKGADTGAYFAGRAFGRHKMSPVLSPKKTWEGLVGGLAWSAATAAGFDYLAGGLFGAGIMEAVAFGIVVGAVGVLGDLAESLIKRDGGAKDAANRIPEFGGLLDVVDSVLFAAPVAYLWFALSQHLNPAR, encoded by the coding sequence ATGCGCACCCGCATCATCATCGGTAACCTCCTCGCCGCATTCACCATCGCGCTGCTCATCGGCGACCGCTACCTCGACCCGTGGTTCCCGATCCTGTTCGTCGCCCTCGGCTTCATCGGCGTCGTCGCCACCCGCGAGTTGCTGACGCTGTTCCCCGCAGTGATCCGGCCCGATTGGCGCCTCGCGGTCGGCGGCGTGCTGCTCGTCATGGTCGCGAACTGGGTGCCGCGCCTCACCGGCGCGGTGTCGTGGTCGGAGGCCGTGTTGGGGGCGTTCGTCGTCGTGCTGTTGGTGGCGATCCTGGTGGAAATGGCCCGCTTCCGCGAACCCGGCGGCATCGTGCCGCGTCTCGGCTTGGTCGTGTTCGCGGCGGCGTACCTGGGCCTCCTCGGGAGCGTGTTCGCGCAGCTCCGCTGGGTCACGCCCGACGCCTACCGGTCGAGCTGGCTGCTGGCGCTGGCGATCTTCATCCCGAAGGGCGCGGACACGGGGGCGTACTTCGCCGGGCGGGCGTTCGGGCGGCACAAGATGTCGCCGGTGCTGAGCCCGAAGAAGACGTGGGAAGGCCTCGTCGGCGGGCTGGCGTGGTCGGCCGCGACCGCCGCCGGGTTCGACTACCTTGCCGGGGGGCTGTTCGGCGCGGGTATCATGGAAGCAGTCGCGTTCGGCATCGTCGTCGGCGCGGTGGGGGTGCTTGGCGACCTGGCCGAGTCGCTCATCAAGCGCGACGGCGGGGCGAAGGACGCGGCCAACCGCATCCCCGAGTTCGGCGGTCTGCTCGACGTGGTCGATTCTGTCCTGTTCGCCGCCCCGGTCGCGTACCTGTGGTTCGCCCTGTCGCAGCATCTGAACCCCGCCCGGTAA
- a CDS encoding PhoH family protein gives MADTAVTRTVTLDSREEAVLLFGPRDQYLRTVRDALNVKVVARGDLIQIEGSTTEPVEQAERAFQQLRIVLRKHGKLTAEDVRTVVEVVRGPTDRGAGAAVTVMESGRHLRPRTDGQGRYVQAMKTHDMVICVGPAGTGKTYLAVGMAVSLLRAGQVKKIVLVRPAVEAGERLGFLPGDLAAKVNPYLRPLFDALNDIMEPEQVRKYMDNDVIEIAPLAYMRGRTLNNSVIIMDEAQNATVPQTKMFLTRMGNNSRVVVTGDLTQTDLPKTIPSGLADAVQRLRDVEGLSIVYLDESDIVRNPLVSRIVKAYEDETPRGRRQ, from the coding sequence ATGGCCGACACGGCAGTCACCCGCACCGTCACGCTGGACAGCCGCGAGGAGGCGGTGCTGCTGTTCGGCCCGCGCGACCAGTACCTCCGCACCGTCCGCGACGCGCTCAACGTCAAGGTCGTGGCCCGCGGCGACCTCATCCAGATCGAGGGCTCGACGACCGAGCCCGTGGAGCAGGCCGAGCGGGCGTTCCAACAGCTGCGCATCGTACTGCGCAAGCACGGCAAGCTGACCGCCGAGGACGTGCGGACGGTGGTCGAGGTGGTGCGCGGCCCGACCGACCGTGGTGCCGGCGCGGCCGTGACGGTGATGGAGAGCGGCCGGCACCTCCGTCCGCGTACCGACGGCCAGGGTCGCTACGTGCAGGCGATGAAGACGCACGACATGGTCATCTGCGTCGGCCCGGCCGGCACCGGCAAGACGTACCTCGCCGTCGGCATGGCGGTGAGCCTGCTACGGGCCGGGCAGGTCAAAAAGATCGTTCTGGTGCGGCCGGCGGTCGAGGCGGGCGAGCGGCTCGGCTTCCTCCCCGGCGACCTCGCGGCGAAGGTGAACCCCTACCTCCGACCGCTGTTCGACGCCCTGAACGACATCATGGAGCCCGAGCAGGTCCGCAAGTACATGGACAACGACGTGATCGAGATCGCCCCGCTGGCGTACATGCGCGGCCGGACGCTCAACAACTCCGTCATCATCATGGACGAAGCCCAGAACGCGACGGTGCCGCAGACCAAAATGTTTCTCACCCGTATGGGGAACAACTCGCGCGTGGTGGTGACCGGCGACCTGACGCAAACCGACTTGCCGAAGACCATTCCGAGCGGACTAGCGGACGCCGTGCAGCGGCTCCGCGACGTCGAAGGGCTGTCGATCGTGTACCTGGACGAGTCGGACATCGTTCGCAATCCGCTCGTGTCGCGGATCGTGAAGGCCTACGAGGACGAGACGCCGCGGGGGCGGCGGCAGTAG
- a CDS encoding fasciclin domain-containing protein: MKAKLFVAGACALVLVLSVGTPTPAAEDKDIVDIAVGSKDHTILVTAVKAAGLVDVLKGKGPFTVFAPTDAAFKKLGDEKLKAVVGNKALLTKILLAHVVQGKAVYAADVVKMDGKEVNGFKIAAGSGGVSIGDAKVTKADLKASNGVIHVIDTVLVPKE, from the coding sequence ATGAAGGCGAAGCTGTTCGTCGCGGGAGCCTGCGCGCTCGTGCTCGTCCTGTCCGTCGGCACCCCAACCCCCGCCGCCGAGGACAAGGACATCGTCGACATCGCCGTCGGGTCGAAGGACCACACCATCCTCGTCACCGCGGTGAAGGCGGCCGGGCTCGTGGACGTGCTCAAGGGGAAGGGGCCGTTCACCGTCTTCGCCCCGACCGACGCCGCGTTCAAGAAGCTCGGCGACGAGAAGCTCAAGGCGGTGGTGGGCAACAAGGCGCTTCTGACGAAAATTCTGCTGGCTCACGTCGTTCAGGGGAAGGCCGTGTACGCGGCCGACGTGGTCAAGATGGACGGCAAGGAGGTGAACGGGTTCAAGATCGCGGCCGGTAGCGGCGGCGTGTCGATCGGCGACGCGAAGGTGACGAAGGCCGACCTGAAGGCCAGCAACGGCGTCATCCACGTCATCGACACCGTGCTGGTCCCGAAGGAGTAG
- a CDS encoding RluA family pseudouridine synthase, which produces MRELPPPTPGPLLPWLLNVLAPTNRTRVKQLLQHGRVLVNGRPVSRHDHPLTPADRVSIAANGAAPRTAPSLTVVYEDDSLVVIDKPAGLLSVATDAEKDDTAFTRLAALLERRKAGRPFVVHRLDRGTSGLLLFAKTAPVRDRLQAGWEAVEKTYLAVTEGVPRPAEGVIENHLLEGANLRVRPTPADAPGAKRAASRFRVLGEHAGRALVAVELLTGRKHQIRVHLAGLGCPVVGDRDYGAKDDPGGRVCLHAWRLAFDHPDSDRRVAAGASPPPELWRAYGAPADQRPRMN; this is translated from the coding sequence ATGCGCGAGCTGCCGCCGCCGACCCCCGGTCCGCTCTTGCCGTGGCTACTGAACGTTCTCGCGCCGACAAACCGCACCCGCGTCAAACAACTCCTCCAGCACGGCCGCGTCCTCGTGAACGGCCGACCCGTCTCCCGCCACGATCACCCGCTGACACCCGCCGACCGCGTCTCCATCGCCGCTAACGGGGCCGCGCCCCGTACCGCGCCGTCGCTCACGGTCGTCTACGAGGACGACTCCCTCGTCGTGATCGACAAGCCGGCTGGGCTCCTGAGCGTCGCCACCGACGCGGAGAAGGACGACACCGCATTCACGCGACTCGCCGCCCTGCTGGAGCGCCGCAAGGCCGGGCGGCCGTTCGTCGTCCACCGGCTCGACCGCGGCACGTCGGGGCTACTGCTATTCGCCAAAACCGCACCCGTCCGCGATCGATTGCAAGCCGGGTGGGAGGCCGTGGAGAAGACTTACCTGGCGGTGACCGAAGGGGTGCCGCGGCCGGCCGAAGGCGTGATCGAGAACCACCTGTTGGAAGGTGCGAACCTGCGGGTTCGCCCAACTCCCGCCGACGCGCCGGGCGCCAAGCGGGCGGCGTCGCGCTTCCGCGTACTCGGCGAGCACGCCGGTCGCGCGCTGGTGGCCGTCGAATTGCTCACCGGTCGCAAGCATCAGATTCGCGTCCACCTCGCCGGCCTCGGCTGCCCCGTCGTCGGCGACCGCGACTACGGGGCGAAGGACGACCCCGGCGGCCGCGTCTGCCTGCACGCCTGGCGGCTCGCGTTCGACCATCCGGACAGCGACCGCCGCGTCGCGGCGGGGGCCAGCCCGCCCCCGGAACTGTGGCGGGCCTACGGCGCCCCAGCGGATCAACGCCCGCGAATGAATTGA
- a CDS encoding ABC-F family ATP-binding cassette domain-containing protein yields MSVLLAARDLTKSFSARPLFDGLTFDLRAGEKVGLIGPNGAGKSTLLRLLTGREAPDAGTITSRRGVVVGYLAQDDVFPADRSVCEVVVGGLADTGLEEHERDTRAAIALTRVGFDDHDQPASTLSGGWRKRLALARELAREPDVLLLDEPTNHLDLPGVVWLEKLLRSAPFGYLVATHDRAFLRAVADDVMEVSRTYPGGVFRAEGGYDSFADKRDDFLEAQARMREAVANQVRRETDWLGRKESAQRRKSRSRIGEAADRRAELAELDVRTAARGAAGIDFAGTGRQTKKLVTATGVSKSLGGKPLFSGLDVLLAPGTRLGLLGPNGGGKSTLLKVLAGELAPDAGTVVRADGLRAVTFEQGRASLDPTLPLRRALSPNSEMVTFRDRQLHVGGWAKQFLFQAEQLDIEIGALSGGEQARVRIAQLMLKPADVLFLDEPTNDLDIPALEVLEDSLGDFPGAVVLVSHDRDLMDRLCTSVIGLDGRGNAAHYGSVTQWLDAMTREEPAKAKEPAKAAAAPAKKTKKLSYKEQQEWDGMEAAVMVAEEAVAARQAEVEAAGTAGHTVLMAACKRLDDAQAIVEKLYARWQELEARRAGE; encoded by the coding sequence ATGAGCGTTCTGCTGGCCGCCCGCGACCTGACCAAGTCATTCTCCGCCCGCCCGCTGTTCGACGGGCTCACGTTCGACCTCCGCGCCGGCGAGAAGGTCGGCCTCATCGGCCCGAACGGCGCCGGCAAGTCCACCCTGCTCCGCCTCCTCACCGGCCGTGAGGCGCCCGACGCGGGAACGATCACGTCGCGCCGGGGGGTGGTTGTCGGCTACCTGGCGCAAGACGACGTGTTCCCCGCCGACCGCTCCGTGTGTGAGGTCGTGGTCGGGGGGCTCGCCGACACCGGTCTCGAAGAACACGAACGCGACACCCGCGCGGCAATCGCCCTCACGCGGGTCGGATTCGACGACCACGACCAGCCGGCGAGCACGCTGTCCGGCGGCTGGCGTAAGCGGCTGGCCCTGGCCCGCGAGTTGGCCCGCGAGCCGGACGTGCTGCTGCTCGACGAGCCGACCAATCACCTCGACCTGCCCGGCGTCGTGTGGCTCGAAAAGCTGCTGCGGTCGGCCCCGTTCGGCTACCTCGTCGCCACCCACGACCGGGCGTTCCTCCGCGCCGTCGCCGATGACGTGATGGAGGTGAGCCGCACCTACCCCGGCGGCGTCTTCCGCGCGGAGGGCGGCTACGACAGCTTCGCCGACAAGCGCGACGACTTCCTGGAGGCGCAGGCCCGGATGCGCGAGGCGGTGGCGAACCAGGTCCGCCGCGAGACCGACTGGCTCGGCCGCAAGGAGAGCGCCCAGCGCCGCAAGAGCCGGTCGCGCATCGGCGAGGCCGCCGACCGCCGTGCCGAGCTCGCCGAGTTGGACGTGCGGACCGCCGCCCGCGGAGCCGCCGGCATCGACTTCGCCGGCACCGGCCGTCAGACCAAGAAGCTCGTCACCGCCACCGGCGTGAGCAAGTCGCTCGGGGGGAAGCCGCTGTTCTCCGGGCTCGACGTGCTCCTCGCCCCCGGCACGCGGCTGGGGTTGCTCGGCCCGAACGGCGGCGGCAAGAGTACGCTTCTGAAGGTACTCGCCGGCGAACTCGCCCCCGACGCCGGCACCGTCGTCCGTGCCGACGGGCTGCGCGCGGTGACGTTCGAGCAGGGCCGGGCCTCGCTCGACCCCACCCTGCCCTTGCGGCGTGCGCTCAGCCCGAACTCGGAGATGGTGACGTTCCGCGACCGGCAGCTCCACGTCGGCGGGTGGGCGAAGCAGTTCCTCTTTCAGGCCGAGCAACTCGACATCGAAATCGGTGCCCTCTCCGGCGGCGAGCAGGCTCGCGTTCGCATCGCCCAGTTGATGCTGAAGCCGGCCGACGTGCTGTTCCTCGACGAGCCGACAAACGACCTGGACATCCCCGCGCTCGAAGTGCTCGAGGACAGTCTCGGCGACTTCCCCGGGGCGGTGGTGCTGGTCAGCCACGACCGCGACCTGATGGACCGCCTCTGCACCAGCGTCATCGGCCTGGACGGCCGCGGCAACGCGGCGCACTACGGCAGCGTCACGCAGTGGCTCGACGCGATGACGCGCGAGGAGCCGGCCAAGGCGAAGGAGCCGGCCAAGGCCGCCGCGGCACCCGCAAAGAAGACGAAGAAGCTGAGCTACAAGGAGCAGCAGGAGTGGGACGGCATGGAAGCCGCCGTCATGGTCGCGGAGGAGGCGGTGGCGGCGCGACAGGCGGAGGTGGAAGCCGCCGGCACGGCGGGACACACGGTGCTGATGGCGGCCTGTAAGCGGCTCGACGACGCGCAGGCAATCGTCGAAAAGCTGTACGCCCGCTGGCAGGAGCTCGAAGCCCGCCGGGCCGGGGAGTGA
- a CDS encoding DUF1549 and DUF1553 domain-containing protein, with the protein MPARSGPVAALLILAYASSAVADEPLHARIDRLIAAGHPNHSKLAAPAADDGEFLRRVTLDLSGTIPSTAEATAFFADTAPDKRVKLIDRLLAAPSYARRMAQAFDVILMERRKDTRVTRAAWETYLRDTFAANRPYDAFARELLSADGSDAKLRPAAKFFLDRDLEPNLITRDLGRVFLGRNMGCAQCHDHPTVNDYKQADYYGIQAFINRTFLFPNAQAPTAVIAEKADGEVNFTSVFDKAKKTSGTGPRMPGLKPLDEPKAEKGKEYAVAPAKDVRPVPAYSRRERLAAAVTSPDNPAFARTAVNRLWALLLGRGIIDPVDQDHADNPPSHPELLDTLARDFVAHNYDVKRLVREIVLSRTYQRSSEVPATLTDVPADRYLVGPLKPLAAEQLAYALSEATGNTSADAKAAPLVATFRGMYGGVAGEPDDGTTQTLSQTLFLKNGPVVRGLTQPKAGNLADRLGKLPPDRIADELFLSVLTRRPTADEKTDVTAALTRTPAAERPVFCGELVWALVTSAEFRFNH; encoded by the coding sequence ATGCCCGCCCGCTCCGGCCCCGTGGCCGCGTTGTTGATACTCGCCTACGCGTCTTCCGCTGTCGCGGACGAGCCGCTCCACGCCCGCATCGACCGCCTCATCGCCGCCGGTCATCCGAACCACTCCAAACTCGCCGCCCCTGCTGCCGACGACGGCGAATTCCTCCGCCGCGTGACGCTCGACCTTTCGGGCACGATCCCCAGTACCGCAGAAGCCACGGCCTTCTTCGCCGACACCGCCCCCGACAAGCGCGTCAAGCTGATCGACCGCCTTCTCGCGGCCCCCAGTTACGCTCGCCGGATGGCGCAGGCGTTCGACGTGATCCTGATGGAACGCCGCAAGGACACGCGCGTCACGCGAGCAGCCTGGGAAACGTACCTCCGCGACACCTTTGCCGCGAACCGGCCCTACGACGCCTTCGCGCGCGAGCTGCTGTCCGCCGACGGGAGCGACGCCAAGTTGCGGCCGGCGGCCAAGTTCTTCCTCGACCGCGACCTCGAACCGAACCTGATCACGCGCGACCTCGGCCGCGTCTTCCTCGGCCGCAACATGGGCTGCGCGCAGTGCCACGACCACCCCACCGTCAACGACTACAAGCAGGCCGACTACTACGGCATCCAGGCGTTCATCAACCGTACCTTTTTGTTCCCGAACGCCCAGGCACCGACCGCGGTCATCGCCGAGAAGGCCGACGGCGAGGTGAACTTCACCAGCGTGTTCGACAAGGCGAAGAAAACGAGCGGCACCGGCCCGCGGATGCCCGGCCTGAAGCCGCTCGACGAGCCGAAGGCGGAGAAGGGGAAGGAGTACGCCGTGGCCCCGGCGAAGGACGTGCGGCCCGTGCCGGCCTACAGCCGCCGCGAGCGGCTGGCGGCGGCCGTCACGTCTCCTGACAACCCGGCGTTCGCCCGCACGGCGGTGAACCGGCTGTGGGCGCTGTTGCTCGGCCGCGGCATCATCGACCCCGTGGACCAGGACCACGCCGACAACCCGCCGAGCCACCCCGAGCTGCTCGATACACTTGCCCGCGACTTCGTCGCCCACAACTACGATGTGAAGCGGCTCGTCCGCGAGATCGTCTTGAGCCGCACCTACCAGCGGAGCAGCGAGGTGCCCGCGACGCTGACCGACGTTCCGGCCGACCGCTACCTCGTCGGCCCGCTCAAGCCGCTGGCCGCGGAGCAACTGGCCTACGCCCTCAGTGAGGCGACCGGTAACACCAGCGCCGACGCGAAGGCGGCCCCGTTGGTAGCGACGTTCCGCGGCATGTACGGAGGCGTGGCCGGCGAGCCCGACGACGGCACGACGCAGACCTTGAGCCAGACGCTGTTCCTTAAGAACGGTCCGGTCGTCCGCGGTTTGACGCAGCCGAAGGCGGGGAATCTAGCGGACCGGCTCGGCAAGCTGCCGCCGGATCGCATCGCCGACGAGCTGTTCCTCAGCGTGCTGACCCGCCGCCCGACTGCCGACGAAAAGACTGACGTGACCGCCGCCCTGACCCGCACGCCCGCCGCCGAGCGCCCCGTGTTCTGCGGCGAACTCGTGTGGGCGCTCGTGACCTCGGCCGAATTCCGCTTCAACCACTAA
- a CDS encoding DUF1501 domain-containing protein: protein MPNAKYACGSAAHAVSRRGFLAAAGATAALGPAGFAAPGSTAELARNQKRVLVIFLAGGVSQLETWDPKPGTDTGGPFRAIPTSVTGTHICELLPHTAARMHKLAVVRSLNSTTPDHAQGEKIMLTGRRPEAGIEYPHIGAVAAKMLGGEQAEMPGHIHILPGGGGGGRADAAFLGPQFASVPVPDGRPPTNLLRPAGLTADADAAREALRQSLTDRFSRSRRSAASEAYAASFAQAERVFHRADVFDVERESLKTAERYGRHDFGRHLLLARRLLEAGVSYVKVSHSNYDTHHENFDFHIEQLGEFDRPFSALLDDLSDRGMLESTLVVVMSEMGRTPRINDRFGRDHWSNGWSVVMGGAGIKGGAVVGRTNANGSTIADREVGPWHLFHTYLRAVGLDPERNFHPNQRPVPVADPRASAISEILA, encoded by the coding sequence ATGCCAAACGCGAAGTACGCCTGCGGGTCCGCCGCTCATGCCGTGTCGCGGCGCGGCTTCCTCGCCGCCGCGGGGGCGACCGCCGCGCTCGGCCCGGCCGGGTTCGCGGCGCCGGGCTCGACCGCGGAGCTGGCACGGAATCAGAAGCGGGTACTGGTCATCTTCCTGGCCGGCGGCGTCAGCCAGCTCGAGACGTGGGACCCGAAGCCCGGCACCGACACCGGCGGGCCGTTCCGCGCGATTCCCACCTCGGTCACCGGGACGCACATCTGCGAACTGCTGCCGCACACGGCGGCGCGGATGCACAAGCTGGCAGTGGTGCGGAGCCTGAACAGCACCACGCCCGACCACGCCCAGGGTGAAAAAATCATGCTCACCGGCCGGCGGCCGGAGGCCGGCATCGAGTACCCGCACATCGGGGCTGTGGCCGCCAAAATGCTCGGCGGCGAGCAGGCCGAGATGCCCGGCCACATACACATCCTGCCCGGCGGCGGGGGCGGCGGTCGTGCGGACGCGGCGTTCCTCGGGCCGCAGTTCGCGTCCGTGCCGGTGCCCGACGGCCGGCCGCCGACGAACCTCCTCCGCCCGGCCGGCCTCACCGCCGATGCCGACGCCGCCCGCGAGGCACTACGCCAGTCGCTGACCGACCGCTTCTCGCGCTCGCGCCGCAGCGCCGCGAGTGAGGCCTACGCCGCGTCGTTCGCCCAGGCCGAGCGCGTGTTCCACCGGGCCGACGTGTTCGACGTGGAGCGCGAGAGCCTGAAGACGGCCGAGCGCTACGGCCGCCACGACTTCGGCCGCCACCTGCTGCTCGCCCGCCGGCTCCTGGAGGCGGGCGTGAGTTACGTGAAGGTGAGCCACTCGAACTACGACACGCACCACGAGAACTTCGACTTCCACATCGAGCAGCTCGGCGAGTTCGACCGCCCGTTCTCGGCCCTACTCGACGACCTCTCCGACCGCGGCATGCTGGAGAGCACGCTGGTGGTGGTGATGAGCGAGATGGGCCGCACGCCGCGGATCAACGACCGCTTCGGCCGCGACCACTGGTCGAACGGCTGGTCGGTCGTGATGGGCGGGGCCGGCATCAAGGGCGGGGCGGTGGTCGGCCGCACCAACGCGAACGGGTCAACGATCGCGGACCGCGAGGTGGGGCCGTGGCACCTGTTCCACACGTACCTGCGGGCGGTCGGCCTCGACCCGGAGCGGAACTTCCACCCGAACCAGCGGCCGGTGCCGGTGGCCGACCCGCGCGCGAGCGCGATCAGCGAAATCCTGGCGTGA